The sequence ATCTTCTACTGtaatgtgtctcttttcaataaaGAACAGAATGATGTTCACACACTTTGGTTTCAACATGCACCTGCAACATGGAGTATATTTCCCAAGAAGAGATCGACCCAACTCTCTGAACCTCCCATTCTAAAATCAAGTACAGTAcaattaaagtaaaataaaactattgaactgattagtattattaatttattggttgaattaaaaagtaaaataaaagaaatgttgaGCTATGTCAAACTTGTGGCCCCGGTCTAGTTTTTTTGTGGCCCACTAaattcttgttaaaaaaaatatatatataaaataacagaaaataacactttaattgtactttatttaaaaaatttacaCGTGTTGCTACACCTGTCAAATCTTCGTATTGACCTTCCAACTGACGTCAATGCTTAGCTTCCGCTGCGCTTCCCGGAGTGCAAacctcccataacaaatgaatggaaatagcttgattttcgttaaaaggtgggaaatgtgTCGtgtcaccaaaaaacaaaaaaaaacaaaaaaaacaaaaaaacaacgccccgagtaggacactacattactgcgactcattgaaaccagccgtttGGATCCACCAGCTAcaaaaatggagtttgttggagggcaaagtggaagcgCAAGCTTAAGGTttattgtttttggttgaaacagtacatCGATCACTACTTTTATGGTGTAAATTGACATTCATTAAATcctttgtgtccggatatacttgtCTTGCTGGATCTCGAagttttcaagctatcttagcttgctagcggctaacaaacaaaccctgcCCGACACCGCAAGGGGCacacttaaacgtgacgtcacactggaagggtccatagcaatgttagtttaatgctagcaaataatgcatttgtttgttagcattaaaaaaaaggctaagCTAGGTGGTTGTTTCAAATACAGAAAAAGTTtttcagtaaacttcaactgataATGTAGAAGTTCTAAGAGTGAAATGTGATTGAGCGATGCTGCGTTCAGGGCCCTCTGTTTTGAGGAGGAATTAGCTGGCATTTTTATGCCTGCATTTCCAACCTCTTTTGAAAGAGATTTCTTTGGTCCTGATTAATTAATGCGATGGGCTACCACTTTCATGCACACATCTGAAAGTACACATTTGCTCAAATTATCTTTAATTAGTATGCATTTATATGAAGACACTGATCATGTCAACGATTTCTCCCGTTATAACAACGATAGCAAATCTGCAACACTGAATTTCTATAAAATCTCTCCAAGTGTTGTTAATTAAATGATCACTGCTTCCTAGGAATTCACAATGTCCCACCACCTGGGGAGCTGTTTTCAGAAGAGCCCCACGAGCACTAGACAGTGACGAGATGAAGCTTCATTTCATTAGTCAGGCGACTGTGATGTGTTCACGTCATCTTCAACATGCAGTATTGAAGAGGACACAGacaatatgtatatttttttaaatttggaatCTCTCCAACCTTATTATAAGTaggctaaaataaaattaaaactggcggggtttttttaaatatagaaatgGTTAAACATGTCGCTCGTTATGCTTcggatatatatacatttttttttatattaggcCTATTCCAGTaagaaattaaaatattaaattatttccatacttttcatgagtttttttttatttatttttttttattttttttttaaggccttcAACTCCAAACGGCGTGCGTGAGACAGAAGTCAACTTTCGTGTTCGTCTGATAATTTTTAATTtcgattgtctttttttgttcacGTGACTTTAATGTATAAGTTTCTGCTTTTCTTGCGGTGTGCGCGTTCGAGCGCATTTGACATTTTGTTGTCATCACTGAGAAAACTATATCACGTGACATTATTCGACAagcttcagtcttttttttattatttaaaacgtttgtattattttgtcaGCAGCAGTTTGTTAACCTGATAATATTCGTTATTGTTAACGTATTTCGTTTTATAGTCGTATAGACAACACTTAAATAACACGTCAAATTATGTGCCGGAATGGATTAAAAATGTgtctttactatttttttttctgtgacaaACGGTTGAGTATGATCTGACATTCCTGCTGTTGAAATGGAGGGCGGGGCATTATTTTGACGAGTTAAccgtttttaattaattggtaAATGTAcatgaatttaattgaattcaTAGTTGGACTACGATGGTggtggaattatttttttactctcgACGTTTTGAGGCCTTGGGAGCCTGATCTTCACAATTGAATGTTTTACATTATTTGTTATGGGTCGACTTTGAAATTCCAAGAAATGGctgatgtttaaaaacaaatcggatttgaataagttaaaaaataaaaaataaaataaaagaagaggctttttttttcattgacacgtacattgacatttaatgtttgtCACTGGAAGTCACTGAGCACACTTGGATTTAATTAAACTAGCAGCTTCTTTGTGGTGGTGTTGGGGGGAAATCTTGTAAAAAtgatcctcatcatcatcatcctcgtttcctttttttttttttttccgttcaaACATTATCCCCTTGTCCCTTCAAATGAGAACATTATTGTCTGTTATTATTacgaaaaaaattacatttcttgACTTTTAAGCTTtggccgtttttttcccccaagagcGAATGAAAGGAGTTGCTATAGAAGTGGTCGAGGAGGGGCCAGTTCTCCACAGTTGTTCTGGATCTGGATCTGGTTCTAGGGTCGGCTCTGCTCCAGCTGCTGGTGCTGACTTCTGATTGCGAAGCGGCTGACGTGCACCGGGATCGGAACCACGATCTTGGGGTTCCGCGACGGCTCCCCGGACTTGTTGTTGACGTTGCCGGCCTTGACCCGTTTCCACTTGGCGCGCCGGTTCTGGAACCAGATCTTGACCTGCACCTCGCTCAGCTTGAGCGCATGCGCGATCTGGGAGCGCTCGGTGAGCGACAGGTACTTTTTGCAGTGGAACTCCTTCTCCAGCTCCAGGAGCTGCTCGCTGGTGAACGCGGTCCGCCGCCTCCGGTTCTTACCCCCGCCGCCACCACCGCCTCCCGGTGGGCCCGAACCGGAGCCGGCCGAACCGTGGAGGTGCAGGCCGTCCTCCAGGCCGGCCGCCGCGGAGCTCAGCATGTTGTCGTCCGAGCTGTAGTCCGCGTCGCTGTCCATGGAGAAGCTCTCGTCTCTGCGCGCGCAGTCGTCCTCTTTGGACTCGTCCGGACTCGCGTGTCCTCGCGCTGCGTAAGAGCAATTTCAAAAAGTACACATTTGGATCAGGACTTCATTTCCATGAATTTCCATTTCCacttttcagtctttttttttttttaatatgtagaCCTACTGACAagctggactggtcgccatgcagcgagtcaataataataataataataataaatacagaaaatgtCCTTATAAATTACAAATTCAATGTGCATGcatgataataacaataattaataatacaGATTTACTTTAAACTGgaataaatacagaaaatgtccataaaaattacaaattcaATGTGCAAGcatgataataaataataataaatgcagaaaatatctttaaaaattacaaattcaATGTGTACGtatgataataaataataaatacataacattttctttaaactgtaataaatacagaaaatgtcctttaaaattacaaattcaATGTGCATGcatgataataaataatacaaaataataaatacataaaattttctttaaactaataaatacagaaaatgtcctttaaaattacaaattcaATGTGCATGCAtggtaataaaaataattattaataataataaatacagaaaattCTTTCAACTGTAATAAATACAGAACATTTTCTTTAAACTGCAAATTTAAATTTAAGGTGGAAACATGATGTTGATGATAATTAAATCGATTTactttaaaagcaaaaaaataacaaaaactttaAACTAAAGTGGAATATGCTATGATCAGAATTCGTACCTGCGTCCGCGTGTTCTTTCGCCGCCACCGTCGCTAAACTCTTGGCGTCCTCGGCGTGCTTCCGACCCGCGTCCTGGTGCTGCTGGCTGGGCGAGAACCCTCCGGGCAGCGAGGCCATGAGCGTGGAGGTGAGAGCCAGGCTGGAGCAGAAGCCGCCCTGCAGCGCCGGGATGTGCGGGTGCGGGTGCTGAGATGGGTGTCCGGCCGGCTGCAaggagggcggcggcggcggcggaggcggcggcggcggcggttgcAGCATCACCGAGCGGTACGGCATGAACATGGGGTAGCCCGTGTACACGAAGTGTCCCGGGCTGGGCTGCGGAGGCCCGCCGATGAGAGAGTCGATGCTGAAGGCGGAGCTGCTTCCGAGTGGCCGCTGCATCACCACGAACGGCGGGCTGGACGTCGCACTCATAAGGAACGGCGACGACGGACGGACGACGGAGCACTGAGCGCGGCGGGCGGCGAATTCAGGGGCCACGGAGCCCCACGCGGGCTTTCAGGGGAGCCGGCTCGGCTTGGGTAGAAACCCGAGAGGCTTCAGGGGAGCCGGACGCAGTCGACGCATTCCATCCGAGCCGCCTTCAACTTTCACTGAGGTCCTCCCGCCGCACAAGAAGCGCTCGCCTCTGTTCCACACACACCCGCGCGGTCCGCGGACGTTTTGCGATTCCAATTTGCGCTCCCCGCTGTTTAATTGCGCCGGGTTATGCCCCGCCCACGCCCCCACAACGCCTGCCGATGATTGGGCTGGAGTACTGATTACGTCACAACTCGCGCACGGCATGGCTGAGTGACATttcacacagattttttttttttttttacttttctgctgttgttatgctgcattcgagggtggtcggaagtcggatatatccgagttgttttttcccagttccgacctgaaagcttcgaggcgaaagtaaacaaccgaAATGGCGGATGTATAAATTGCTTTTtaatttggtcctcaaaactaatTTCGACTTACCGAAAaaacttaccttctcgcaattttgcttcatttattgttttttatctcatttcataagcattccatagttTAGTAGTTCACCGTACAATGTCATGCAAGGAGATGGCGACATACTGTCACGTAAGTTGCGTTATatgtgaagttatgtcgaatatttgtgaatgaaaatggcgttgtgtcatggcctgggtcgcgtgcgccagagttcatgacctgttatgtgtctgtttaggtactgatgtaacaagtgtctgtttacaaaacgtgatgtttgtGATGttaacctttaatcctttaggtgatgtcgggacctatgtgatgttgttctttagtcttttacgattcactgtctgtgggtgcagtctgagaattgtgtgtggtttgcccgattattgtccaactgtcctgtgaacagcgtctctgagtttctgcctctcgatgtgaataaatggagaaaatcttatttgtgtctgcatttgggatccaaacctttcagttCACAACACTTTGACACCTACTTTAAAAGGCAGTTCAGTATTTTCCATAAAGAACATTTCATCAATGTGCTTCCCATTGACagcattcaaatacatttacaaacaaaagaatttcaggcatttaaagaaatacaaatactaaaatgacaaaaagaacTTACAGCACAAGCACAAGATTTTGGATAAATTGGTTTTAAAAGACCTTCATCAACTCATTGTCAATTTTAAAACGTGTGACATTTGAGGTCGCATGCACGTGTTGAGAAATTTCACAGCGATGAATACTCCAGACTGGTTATTGATTTCGTGAAGTTGCACCtcatccatccttttttttcatatttgctTATATCCTCATTCATTTCCCCATATTTATTAGGCCATGTTCATTCTTGAGCACCTCTGCCCTTGTAGTGCTTTCGTTTGAACTTTTTCATTCTTTGTGTTGACTTGTGGCACAGTGAGCtaatggttagcacatccgcctcacaGTTCAGGGGTTGAGGGTTCgaatccaggctctggccttccagTGTGGAGTCGGCATGCTCTGCTTCCTCACACATTGCCAAAACATGCTTCATGAAGACTCAAAATTGTACGTAATGTGACTGTGAATGATATGTGGCTTGTGATTggctcatctgggaccactttaaATGAAAATGACTCCCCACATATACACGTCCATTGCATTTAGAGCCGTCAAAATTCATCGACAAACTGATTTAATAATTGAGGAATCGTTGGAGCcattttctttaattaatttaaaagtgtccaaatcctctgatttcagcatagcaACTGTAATTttgttcactgattttgcaaatattctgtttttatACTAGAGATAGACCCATATGTTTTTTTCGGGGCCGTTTTTTTATggtaccgattattagtagtcaaagacaccgataaccgataattggagccgatattcattttcactaaaaatggcaaatattagcttcaaaatttggaaaaaatacaaattccagcttttcttcttattattttttttaaagcatatgtttattgagcaacttttagatttagtaaaatattgggattcatttttttttgtttatcttagttaatagacttttttgtttgtttgtttgtttgtttgttttgtttgttttttaatctaacAATTTGTGGAGTCTCCCAGcggcagtagcatgttttcaaaagttaaataaaaacaagcaattgttttctacacaaaataaagtattccaaaatttcaaaatatcggaatcattacatttttacatatcttcattttaatttcaaacaaaaacagaaggtgcagagagttcccagggtctgcaaaaatgaaaatgaaaacgtactttttattttattttttattttttttaaatggctctattatcggccatatgattgtTCAAAATGGTCGATgcagatatttgtcaaaatgttgaatatcgGTGCTGATAATTGGCCCAGTCGATAATTGGTCCATCCCTATTttatactttggaaaacaatgaccgaaccggtaacgGGTACATAgtacaacaaaaacacttttctttttttttaaatcactgtatgaatacaaagtacgaaataaacaccaatcactggttaataaacagttggaaaaatacttttgtaatacacttgaatgcaaaattaaaatgaatcagatgaATCGATAGATTAACCGATTCCAAAAATATtccatagtgacagcactagttgtatttaacttttggaAAGTGGCAGTATAATCCGGGCACTGCTGCAACCCGCAAACTCCAACTCGGAAGGCCGAATTGAAAATGTTCTGTTTAAAACACATCTTACATCTCAACTAACAGACTTGAAGTGTCAGTCGGCTTCAAATGGTCGCCAACGCCAAATTATCATATGTATCCGCATGACCTCCGACCCCAAGCGGATCTCCCACTGGAGTGGAtgctccccccctccccctgaTGGGCCGAGTCAAGGGCACGCTTgagcgccccccccccaaaggGTCACTGGGACACGATGTCATTAACGGCGTCCTGATGTGTGGTGACATTAAATAGCAGTATTTTTCAATTAGCGCTGACAAATTCAATCAAAGTCGCATAGATTAGCGGGAACGAGCCGCGGCTCATTTACAGGCAATTTTAATTGCGCGGCCATTAGACGAGCCCGAGCGCGGCCTCGCTCTCATTATCAATCATGCGGAGCATCAATAGTAAAAGGTTGGAAGGGAAGGGGAGGGGCCAGCGGGCCCACGAGTGAGTGTCGGCGTGCGCGCATGGCGAGCGCGCACGCCGACGCTCGGCTACACTCCGCACAGCGGCTAATAAATAGTCGCTTTTGTGCTTATAAATTATCCAGTTTAATTAACAACAGGGATTATGATTGGACGATGATTTAATTAAACCTTTCCCGCATGCAAGGAGAGTGCTGCCTTCATCCATTATGGACAGAAAAGGggggaagggggcgggggggtgtCAGAGGGTACTGGGGGGCAAAATGTAGGCACAGCCCTGAAAGGAGCGACTTACCTGGTCGCATCACTGTATACATTTCAGTGGCGCCTTCACTTATGAGTTGAATTCCCGTCAAGCAAAACATTCGTAACTCAAATCATCACAtatcattcaaatgaatggaaatgccattaatccattccagcctcaaaaaaataaaataaataaacactttttttttgttttttccctgtaGTGGAAgtctacggaagcgtattgcattcaattgaaaaaaataaaaataaaatcctgtttttctgactaatttttttggggagctttgtt is a genomic window of Festucalex cinctus isolate MCC-2025b chromosome 2, RoL_Fcin_1.0, whole genome shotgun sequence containing:
- the gbx2 gene encoding homeobox protein GBX-2, yielding MSATSSPPFVVMQRPLGSSSAFSIDSLIGGPPQPSPGHFVYTGYPMFMPYRSVMLQPPPPPPPPPPPPSLQPAGHPSQHPHPHIPALQGGFCSSLALTSTLMASLPGGFSPSQQHQDAGRKHAEDAKSLATVAAKEHADAARGHASPDESKEDDCARRDESFSMDSDADYSSDDNMLSSAAAGLEDGLHLHGSAGSGSGPPGGGGGGGGKNRRRRTAFTSEQLLELEKEFHCKKYLSLTERSQIAHALKLSEVQVKIWFQNRRAKWKRVKAGNVNNKSGEPSRNPKIVVPIPVHVSRFAIRSQHQQLEQSRP